In Brienomyrus brachyistius isolate T26 unplaced genomic scaffold, BBRACH_0.4 scaffold44, whole genome shotgun sequence, the following are encoded in one genomic region:
- the gpr161a gene encoding G-protein coupled receptor 161, with translation MNSSRNGSEEDRWQSGSSGAVVLESVSMLAITLLACLGNLLVVITLYRKPYLLTPSNKLVFSLTLSNLLLSILVLPFVVTSSVRREWLFGVVWCNFTALLYLLISSASMLTLGAIAVDRYYAVLYPMIYPMKITGNRAAVVIVYVWLHSLVGCLPPLFGWSSFEFDRFKWTCTAAWHHVASYTAFWAAWCCLLPFLAMLACYGVIFRVARIKARKVHCGTVVVAQEESASRNGRKNSNASTSSSGSRRSLIYAGNQCKAFVTILVVLGTFLVTWGPYVVAICTEALWGEGSVSPSLETLVTWLSFASVACHPLIYGLWNKTVRKELLGMCFGDRYYRESFVTRHRTARLFSISNRITDLGMSPHLTAILAGGGQLLGHGSSTGDTGFSFSQDSGTDVLLLDNFSSDSHPPHHTGSSSAKRRSSVTFEDQQSRANVGSPPVQVKAEIHKSLDSYASSLAKVIESDAKLQLFGEEGTLPGRAPTRAPRYLDGQRLRLESIDEGIVNDELEEIRV, from the exons ATGAACAGCAGTAGGAATGGGTCTGAGGAGGATCGGTGGCAGAGTGGGTCCAGCGGAGCGGTGGTGCTGGAGTCCGTCTCCATGCTGGCGATCACCCTGCTCGCCTGCCTGGGCAACCTGCTGGTGGTGATCACCCTGTACCGGAAGCCCTATCTGCTGACGCCCAGCAACAAATTGGTGTTCAGCCTGACTCTGTCCAACCTGTTGCTGTCCATCCTGGTACTGCCATTCGTGGTGACCAGCTCGGTGCGGCGCGAGTGGCTCTTTGGCGTTGTCTGGTGCAACTTCACCGCCCTACTCTACCTGCTGATCAGCTCTGCCAGTATGCTGACCCTAGGAGCCATCGCCGTTGACAG GTACTATGCTGTGCTCTATCCCATGATCTACCCCATGAAGATCACAGGCAACCGCGCAGCCGTGGTCATCGTCTACGTGTGGCTCCACTCATTGGTAGGCTGCCTTCCGCCGCTCTTCGGCTGGTCCTCCTTCGAGTTCGACCGCTTCAAGTGGACGTGCACGGCGGCGTGGCACCACGTGGCCTCCTACACGGCCTTCTGGGCCGCCTGGTGCTGCCTGCTGCCCTTCCTGGCCATGTTGGCCTGCTATGGTGTCATCTTCCGGGTGGCCCGCATCAAGGCGCGCAAAGTCCACTGTGGCACAGTGGTGGTGGCCCAGGAGGAGTCGGCATCCAGGAACGGCCGCAAGAACTCTAACGCGTCAACCTCCTCCAGTGGCAGCCGTCGCAGCCTGATATATGCTGGCAACCAGTGCAAGGCCTTCGTAACTATCTTGGTCGTGCTCGGAACTTTTTTAGTGACTTGGGGGCCCTATGTGGTGGCCATCTGCACAGAGGCCCTCTGGGGTGAGGGAAGTGTCTCCCCAAGCCTGGAGACTCTGGTCACATGGCTGTCGTTCGCTAGTGTGGCCTGCCACCCACTCATATATGGCCTGTGGAACAAGACTGTGCGTAAGGAGCTTCTGGGAATGTGCTTCGGCGATCGCTACTACAGGGAGTCGTTCGTCACCCGCCACAGGACAGCACGTCTCTTCAGCATCTCCAACCGCATCACCG ATTTGGGGATGTCTCCACACCTAACGGCTATACTTGCGGGAGGGGGTCAGCTCCTGGGACACGGCAGCAGTACGGGGGACACGGGCTTCAGCTTCTCCCAAGACTCAG GTACAGATGTCCTGCTTCTGGATAACTTCTCCTCGGATTCCCACCCTCCCCACCACACTGGCAGCTCGTCAGCGAAGAGGAGGAGCTCTGTGACGTTTGAGGACCAGCAATCCCGAG caAATGTTGGTTCCCCTCCAGTCCAAGTCAAGGCTGAGATCCACAAATCTCTGGACAGCTACGCCTCCAGCCTGGCAAAGGTGATTGAGAGCGATGCCAAGCTGCAGCTCTTTGGGGAGGAAGGCACGCTGCCCGGCCGGGCACCAACTCGGGCACCGCGCTACCTGGACGGCCAGAGGCTGAGGCTGGAGAGCATTGATGAAGGCATAGTCAACGACGAGCTTGAAGAGATTCGCGTGTAG